A region of Methanofollis sp. DNA encodes the following proteins:
- the trpA gene encoding tryptophan synthase subunit alpha: MSRIDALFSGIGRPACIAYLTGGDPDPATSLAALRSVVDAGADIIEIGVPFTDPIADGPTIRRANARALAAGTTPDRIFDLVRAVREGSPIPIVLMTAYNIVYVRGIDRFYREAAEAGADGVIIPDMPPEESGAAGAAARRYGLDQVFLVAPNTPEERLDPILEHASGFLYLVSVQGVTGARAGLPPGMEGRIAAMQSRTFLPIAVGFGISGPDQARALAAAGADGVIVGSAIVEIVERHGGDRAAMCAELKSFVAVMREAVGDRA; encoded by the coding sequence ATGAGCAGGATCGACGCCCTCTTCTCCGGCATCGGCAGACCCGCCTGCATCGCCTATCTGACGGGCGGCGACCCCGACCCCGCGACCTCTCTTGCGGCGTTGCGGTCGGTCGTCGATGCCGGGGCCGACATCATCGAGATCGGCGTCCCCTTCACCGATCCCATCGCCGACGGCCCGACGATCCGGCGGGCGAACGCCAGGGCCCTTGCGGCCGGGACGACGCCCGACCGCATCTTCGACCTGGTGAGGGCCGTCAGGGAGGGAAGCCCCATCCCGATCGTCCTGATGACGGCGTACAACATCGTCTACGTTCGCGGTATCGATCGTTTCTACCGGGAGGCGGCAGAGGCCGGCGCCGACGGGGTGATTATCCCTGACATGCCGCCCGAGGAGTCGGGAGCGGCCGGCGCCGCGGCACGGCGGTACGGCCTCGACCAGGTCTTTCTTGTGGCCCCGAACACCCCTGAAGAGCGTCTGGACCCGATCCTGGAGCATGCCAGTGGTTTCCTCTATCTCGTCTCTGTGCAGGGGGTCACCGGCGCGAGGGCGGGCCTCCCGCCCGGCATGGAGGGCCGGATCGCCGCAATGCAGTCGCGTACCTTCCTCCCCATCGCCGTGGGCTTCGGGATCTCTGGCCCTGACCAGGCCAGGGCGCTCGCGGCCGCCGGTGCCGACGGGGTGATCGTCGGCAGCGCTATCGTGGAGATCGTGGAGAGGCATGGAGGGGACAGGGCGGCGATGTGCGCTGAACTGAAGAGTTTT